One Brachybacterium kimchii genomic window carries:
- a CDS encoding TetR family transcriptional regulator yields the protein MNIRRGRPTKGTPPARDRILRAAEELFLASGYEATTVRRIAQEADCDPALVAYHFGSKHGLFEEVTTGGLGPAGLLSTALAGPPEHLGFRIVARVVSAWDDPIAGPHLHGLMRMALVEEDATSVVHEYLDRELLGPLVEYLGGRGARSRATAVLAVVAGLIAGRYLLRLEPLASASQQDVMRSYGRIAQVAAHPELLGGKT from the coding sequence ATGAATATCCGCCGAGGCCGCCCGACGAAGGGCACTCCTCCGGCGCGCGACCGCATCCTCCGTGCCGCCGAGGAGCTCTTCCTCGCGTCCGGGTACGAGGCGACGACGGTGCGGCGCATCGCCCAGGAGGCCGACTGCGATCCCGCGCTCGTGGCCTACCACTTCGGCTCCAAGCACGGCCTGTTCGAGGAGGTCACCACCGGAGGCCTGGGGCCCGCCGGACTGTTGTCGACGGCGCTGGCCGGGCCACCGGAGCACCTGGGGTTCCGCATCGTCGCGCGCGTCGTGTCCGCATGGGATGACCCGATCGCAGGGCCGCACCTGCACGGGTTGATGAGGATGGCGCTCGTGGAGGAGGACGCCACGTCCGTAGTCCATGAGTACTTGGATCGCGAACTCCTCGGGCCTCTCGTGGAATATCTGGGAGGTCGTGGGGCTCGGAGCCGGGCGACGGCGGTGCTCGCCGTCGTCGCCGGCCTCATCGCCGGTCGCTACCTCCTGCGCCTCGAGCCGCTGGCGTCCGCATCCCAGCAGGACGTGATGCGGTCATACGGCCGCATCGCACAGGTGGCCGCGCACCCGGAGCTCCTCGGCGGGAAGACATGA
- a CDS encoding class I SAM-dependent methyltransferase: MTRAQQGSNFDNPISAAIYDRAEGSREDLDHYAAIVEELAAGSVIDVGCGTGTLAIMLADRGIVVTGVDPAGAMLDVARTKPGAEKVRWLHGTAEALPTAPSADLAMMTGNVAQVFVTDEQWLGTLRAIHDALDPLGYLVFETRIPERRAWEEWAERGSSTYDVEGVGTVRDVFEVIDVQEPYVTIRSDNTLPDGSIVPNESTLIFRSMPELERTLAAAGFTIREVRDAPDRPGREWVVIAQRS, from the coding sequence ATGACCCGTGCGCAGCAGGGCAGCAACTTCGACAACCCCATATCGGCCGCGATCTACGACCGGGCTGAGGGCTCCCGAGAGGATCTCGACCACTACGCGGCGATCGTCGAGGAGCTGGCCGCTGGCTCGGTGATCGACGTCGGGTGCGGTACCGGGACGCTGGCGATCATGCTGGCGGACCGCGGAATCGTCGTCACCGGGGTCGATCCCGCCGGGGCCATGCTCGACGTGGCCCGGACCAAGCCGGGTGCAGAGAAGGTTCGATGGCTCCATGGGACAGCCGAGGCGCTGCCCACTGCCCCGTCAGCCGACCTGGCCATGATGACCGGCAACGTCGCTCAGGTCTTTGTGACCGATGAGCAGTGGCTCGGCACGCTGCGCGCCATCCACGACGCGCTCGACCCCCTCGGGTACCTGGTCTTCGAAACCCGCATCCCTGAGCGTCGCGCGTGGGAGGAGTGGGCGGAGCGGGGCTCCTCGACGTACGACGTCGAAGGCGTTGGAACGGTGCGAGACGTCTTCGAGGTGATCGACGTGCAGGAGCCCTACGTCACCATCCGCTCCGACAACACCCTGCCCGACGGCTCGATCGTGCCGAACGAGTCGACGCTGATATTCCGGTCGATGCCCGAGCTGGAGAGGACGCTCGCTGCGGCCGGTTTCACCATTCGCGAGGTCCGCGACGCCCCGGACCGGCCGGGCCGGGAGTGGGTCGTGATTGCCCAGCGGTCGTGA
- a CDS encoding response regulator: MIRVVLADDHALVRKGLASLLESEPDMEVVGVGEDGPQALELIRGLRPDVACLDIRMPGMNGIEVAVAVRELEVEVLMLTTFDLDEYVFGALEAGVAGFLLKDADPDLISHALRQVAAGRGTIDQSLTRRILREVAERRRLQPVVVRPDSGAEEVLTPRELEILRALAEGMSNADIAAHLHVEASTVKSHLARMLPKLGVASRLQAVVWAYQNRVVDLRE, translated from the coding sequence ATGATCCGCGTGGTGCTGGCGGACGACCACGCTCTCGTGCGCAAGGGCCTCGCCTCGCTGCTGGAGTCCGAGCCGGATATGGAGGTGGTGGGCGTCGGGGAGGACGGCCCACAGGCGCTCGAGCTCATCCGCGGGCTGCGGCCCGACGTCGCGTGCCTCGACATCCGCATGCCCGGGATGAACGGCATCGAGGTCGCCGTGGCGGTCCGCGAGCTCGAGGTGGAGGTGCTCATGCTGACCACGTTCGACCTCGACGAGTACGTCTTCGGCGCTCTCGAGGCGGGAGTCGCGGGCTTCCTCCTCAAGGACGCGGACCCGGACCTGATTTCGCACGCTCTGCGGCAGGTGGCGGCGGGCCGCGGAACGATCGACCAGTCGCTCACCCGCCGTATCCTCCGCGAGGTCGCCGAGCGGCGACGCCTGCAGCCGGTCGTCGTGCGCCCGGACAGCGGTGCCGAGGAGGTCCTCACCCCGCGGGAGCTGGAGATACTGCGTGCGCTCGCGGAGGGCATGAGCAACGCGGACATCGCCGCGCACCTGCACGTCGAGGCCTCGACCGTGAAGTCCCACCTCGCGCGGATGCTGCCGAAGCTCGGCGTGGCCTCGCGCCTGCAGGCCGTGGTGTGGGCGTATCAGAATCGCGTGGTCGATCTACGGGAGTGA
- a CDS encoding aminoglycoside phosphotransferase family protein has protein sequence MEEIRDALVDAAVARWPEHDWSGADMHRGAFHQVLTAPDGPTVRAIQGQRGRERSRREASVLVTLDAGRLSLVVPRVIGGPIWSEVPRTWLTLMTTAPGAPTVDLQACSSQRVVAYAETLDSLRAASLRVGDTLPPVRAWCGGQRWPGIVRRVLIPLLHESVRARAAERVESLIDAERGASLTLCHGDFGPHNILWTNDRVDSVIDFDHACIGDPAIDLAPLISFHGAANVAALGPQDEVRRAMLHRATLPLQVASAAHLAGLRSLRDHALGNFERRADEGTLFDPNGDRPD, from the coding sequence GTGGAAGAAATCCGGGATGCCCTTGTCGACGCAGCGGTTGCCCGGTGGCCCGAACACGACTGGAGCGGAGCCGACATGCACCGCGGGGCGTTCCATCAGGTACTGACTGCCCCGGACGGCCCGACCGTGCGCGCGATCCAGGGTCAGCGAGGACGTGAGCGCAGTCGACGCGAAGCTTCCGTGCTCGTGACATTGGATGCCGGCCGATTGTCTCTCGTCGTGCCCAGGGTCATCGGTGGACCGATCTGGTCTGAGGTGCCACGCACGTGGCTCACGTTGATGACGACTGCGCCAGGAGCACCCACAGTCGATCTCCAAGCGTGCTCGTCCCAGAGGGTCGTCGCGTACGCCGAGACGCTGGATTCGCTCCGAGCGGCATCGTTACGCGTCGGCGACACCTTGCCACCGGTGCGTGCGTGGTGCGGAGGGCAACGCTGGCCGGGCATCGTTCGCCGCGTCTTGATTCCGTTGCTCCACGAATCGGTGCGAGCCCGCGCTGCAGAGCGCGTGGAGAGCCTGATCGATGCTGAAAGAGGTGCCTCGCTCACGCTCTGTCACGGCGACTTCGGCCCTCACAACATTCTGTGGACGAACGACCGAGTCGACTCAGTCATCGACTTTGACCATGCTTGTATCGGAGATCCCGCGATCGACCTCGCACCTCTGATCAGCTTCCACGGCGCGGCGAATGTTGCGGCGCTGGGCCCACAGGACGAAGTTCGAAGGGCGATGCTCCACCGAGCGACCTTGCCTCTACAGGTTGCGTCGGCCGCGCACCTCGCGGGACTTCGGTCCCTCCGCGACCACGCACTCGGGAACTTCGAGCGTCGCGCCGATGAAGGCACCCTGTTCGACCCGAACGGCGACAGGCCGGACTGA
- a CDS encoding N-acetyltransferase family protein, translated as MSHSTNWPLRSGTRADIEACVDLWVSACASRDGQAFDGVAGRARKKFDRSVSWLIAGAAGQVDGFALATAPGSGMPTDPSLAAVVGLLAVDPNRQARGLGRILLQGVSRQLRIAGYEQAVLHALLDNRAALALYEAEGWVAIGDSFSHSLLGRPVQTFARTLRSA; from the coding sequence ATGTCTCATTCCACGAACTGGCCCCTGCGTTCCGGCACGCGGGCAGATATCGAGGCGTGTGTCGACCTTTGGGTGAGTGCGTGCGCTTCGCGCGACGGCCAAGCGTTCGATGGGGTCGCGGGACGGGCGCGGAAGAAGTTTGATCGAAGTGTCAGTTGGCTGATCGCAGGTGCCGCAGGGCAGGTCGACGGTTTCGCCCTAGCAACCGCGCCTGGGAGCGGGATGCCGACAGATCCGAGCCTCGCTGCCGTGGTCGGACTTCTCGCAGTCGATCCGAATCGGCAGGCTCGCGGCCTCGGCCGGATCCTGCTCCAGGGGGTGTCCCGTCAACTGCGCATAGCCGGTTATGAGCAGGCAGTTCTCCATGCCCTCCTTGATAATCGTGCAGCACTTGCACTCTACGAAGCCGAGGGGTGGGTGGCGATTGGCGATTCGTTTAGCCACTCTCTGCTAGGGAGACCGGTTCAAACTTTCGCTCGCACACTACGAAGCGCCTGA
- a CDS encoding MFS transporter yields MASNARRSVVSLTAAVSLGVAVFFTLYSLIPITRADEPGLSSVFVGTMMAFVMGVQVFTPALVRRFSLRFVLMGAFALLAVGALVTGWAANTSMLLVGAVASGSGFGTLIVAGALGVALLVAPDRLGRSLGTYGLITMAASALGSPAGVQLALTFSLPVFGVCAFVAGVLAIGLSLGLPGAVGRPQPEAASEPSSTPDPSRSRGLRGAVADAPWLVLALLLVSVVLLSHGLSSLPVLASAFGSTAVVVFAVQGGNALGRGLGGELEARTSARATTISGALLLAVGGASGVVIDGPMAIIVAGALIGLGVGIIQTVTLHAAMLRMDPGHASVVWNLGVDGGLWIGGIIWGLALGTDLAVPGALLFSALVLVTGTAVAIQVGSGRRTCSAGPDRGTGHGEASSDPPPATDS; encoded by the coding sequence ATGGCTTCGAACGCTCGTAGATCGGTGGTGTCGCTGACGGCGGCGGTGTCGCTCGGGGTCGCGGTCTTCTTCACGCTCTACTCGCTCATCCCCATCACCCGCGCCGATGAGCCAGGGCTGAGCAGCGTGTTCGTGGGCACGATGATGGCGTTCGTGATGGGCGTGCAGGTGTTCACCCCAGCCCTGGTGCGCCGATTCTCCCTGCGCTTCGTGCTTATGGGGGCGTTCGCCCTTCTTGCGGTCGGGGCTCTGGTCACCGGGTGGGCGGCGAACACGTCGATGCTGCTGGTCGGCGCGGTGGCGAGCGGGTCCGGATTCGGCACGCTGATCGTCGCCGGTGCGCTCGGGGTGGCGCTGCTCGTCGCACCGGACAGACTCGGCCGATCGCTGGGCACCTACGGGCTGATCACCATGGCGGCGTCGGCACTGGGCTCACCCGCCGGCGTGCAGCTCGCGCTCACGTTCTCCCTCCCCGTGTTCGGGGTGTGCGCGTTCGTCGCCGGAGTGCTCGCCATCGGGCTCTCGCTCGGCCTCCCCGGGGCTGTCGGGAGGCCACAACCGGAGGCAGCATCGGAGCCGTCCTCGACACCGGACCCCTCACGATCCCGGGGTCTGCGAGGCGCGGTCGCAGATGCACCGTGGCTCGTGCTGGCGCTGCTGCTGGTCTCGGTGGTGCTGCTCTCGCACGGACTGTCGAGCCTTCCGGTCCTCGCGTCCGCGTTCGGCAGCACTGCCGTGGTGGTGTTCGCCGTGCAAGGCGGGAACGCTCTCGGGCGCGGGCTCGGCGGTGAGCTGGAAGCCAGGACCAGTGCCCGCGCGACCACGATCTCCGGTGCGCTTCTGCTCGCCGTGGGCGGAGCATCTGGCGTGGTGATCGACGGCCCCATGGCGATCATCGTTGCCGGGGCGCTGATCGGCCTGGGAGTCGGGATCATACAGACGGTGACCCTGCACGCAGCGATGCTGCGCATGGACCCCGGCCATGCCTCGGTGGTGTGGAACCTCGGCGTCGACGGCGGCCTCTGGATCGGCGGCATCATCTGGGGTCTGGCCCTGGGCACCGATCTTGCCGTACCGGGAGCACTGCTGTTCTCCGCCCTGGTCCTCGTGACAGGCACTGCGGTGGCGATCCAGGTCGGCAGCGGACGCCGAACCTGTTCTGCCGGACCGGACCGCGGAACAGGGCACGGGGAGGCATCGTCCGACCCGCCGCCCGCGACGGACAGCTGA
- a CDS encoding SDR family NAD(P)-dependent oxidoreductase yields the protein MNALDPTQTRRHDRSVLVTGASSGIGAATAIALSAEGWTVFAGVRDLSAAPETSGAGRIIPIRMDVTAPDTIAAGIAGMRDRLGGAPLDAVINNAGIGQLAPMSTVPPGQMRAIFDVNVFGAVQVTQDCLPLMRSGSRVLFVGSVGDRVTMPFGGALTASKWAIASIAEAFRLELVADGIRVILIEPGSIFSPAVDKVDASARATSAALAEAAPDLARRFARAASRAVENERSGSSPDVVARTIVRALTARRPATRYLTGKHARTLAALGRLPDPVFDRIRLTIFDQPASPQETP from the coding sequence ATGAACGCTCTTGATCCGACCCAGACCCGACGTCACGACCGTTCGGTGCTCGTCACGGGAGCCTCGAGCGGAATCGGAGCCGCCACCGCCATCGCTCTGAGCGCCGAAGGATGGACCGTCTTCGCGGGGGTCCGAGACCTCTCCGCGGCCCCTGAGACCTCGGGCGCCGGGCGCATCATCCCGATCCGCATGGACGTCACCGCCCCCGACACGATCGCGGCAGGGATCGCTGGCATGAGGGATCGCCTCGGCGGGGCTCCTCTGGATGCCGTCATCAACAACGCCGGCATCGGCCAGCTCGCGCCGATGAGCACTGTTCCTCCCGGGCAGATGCGCGCGATCTTCGATGTCAACGTCTTCGGCGCCGTACAGGTCACCCAAGATTGCCTTCCGCTGATGCGATCGGGGTCCCGCGTGCTCTTCGTTGGCTCCGTGGGGGACCGCGTCACCATGCCCTTCGGGGGAGCCCTCACGGCGTCCAAGTGGGCGATCGCCTCGATCGCCGAAGCCTTCCGGCTCGAGCTGGTGGCAGACGGCATCCGCGTCATCCTCATCGAACCGGGATCCATCTTTTCGCCGGCCGTCGACAAGGTCGACGCATCAGCTCGGGCCACGTCCGCCGCACTGGCGGAGGCAGCCCCTGACCTGGCACGACGATTCGCACGGGCGGCGTCACGGGCGGTCGAGAACGAGCGGTCGGGCTCCTCCCCGGACGTCGTCGCCCGCACCATCGTGAGGGCGCTGACGGCGCGCAGACCTGCCACCCGATATCTGACGGGCAAGCACGCCAGGACACTGGCCGCGCTCGGGCGCCTTCCCGACCCGGTGTTCGACCGCATCAGGCTCACCATCTTCGACCAGCCCGCAAGCCCTCAGGAGACACCATGA
- a CDS encoding CPBP family intramembrane glutamic endopeptidase, producing the protein MVHLIRSRPVLSYFLLACGLSWLGWLNYILSTSGLGIIDVDYPVVLGSTQLLGVIPGAFLGPIGSALIVTAVVDGRAGLRAWAGRLFRWRANWRWYAIALLAVPAGLTAVGTAASLAIGGSVVAPPVALLALYAPMLVLQLLTTGLAEEPGWRDFALSRLQHQRSPLASAAILGPVWAVWHYPLFLTDWADGPGRSVTGLLAFTVFCLGFNIVMSWVFNRTGESLPLSMLMHVSANTFASVLWSAMFQSIAAQYVYPLLAVAAVVAAAGIILATRGRLGTRPPEPTLPASTSLPRRQGLPSSS; encoded by the coding sequence ATGGTGCACCTCATCCGTTCTCGTCCCGTCCTCAGCTATTTCCTCCTGGCCTGCGGTCTCAGCTGGCTGGGGTGGCTGAACTACATCCTCTCCACCAGCGGCCTCGGCATCATCGACGTGGACTACCCGGTGGTGCTCGGCTCCACACAGCTGCTCGGCGTCATCCCGGGTGCGTTCCTCGGCCCCATCGGCTCCGCGCTCATCGTCACCGCCGTGGTGGACGGCCGCGCCGGCCTGCGCGCCTGGGCGGGGCGCCTGTTCCGGTGGCGAGCGAACTGGCGCTGGTACGCGATCGCCCTGCTCGCCGTTCCCGCAGGGCTGACCGCTGTCGGCACCGCGGCCTCTCTCGCCATCGGCGGGAGTGTCGTCGCTCCCCCGGTCGCGCTCCTCGCGCTGTACGCGCCGATGCTGGTGCTGCAGCTGCTGACCACGGGCCTCGCGGAGGAGCCCGGCTGGCGGGACTTCGCCCTCAGCCGCCTCCAGCACCAGCGCAGCCCGCTCGCGTCCGCCGCGATCCTGGGGCCCGTGTGGGCCGTGTGGCACTACCCGCTGTTCCTCACCGACTGGGCCGACGGGCCCGGCCGCAGCGTGACCGGCCTGCTCGCCTTCACCGTCTTCTGCCTCGGCTTCAACATCGTCATGTCCTGGGTGTTCAACCGGACCGGTGAATCGCTGCCGCTGTCGATGCTCATGCATGTCAGCGCGAACACCTTCGCCTCCGTGCTGTGGTCGGCCATGTTCCAGTCGATCGCGGCGCAGTACGTGTACCCGCTGCTGGCCGTGGCGGCCGTCGTCGCGGCGGCAGGGATCATCCTCGCCACGCGAGGACGACTCGGCACGCGTCCCCCGGAGCCGACGCTCCCCGCGTCGACCTCACTCCCCCGCCGCCAGGGGCTACCGTCGAGCTCATGA
- a CDS encoding IS3 family transposase, giving the protein MIAFIDIQREKFRVEATCRMLSATECGFIASRGYHAPKSRPTYARSVRDEMLVEEVQRIHQANYSVHEVRKMWHATRHAGWDARRDQVARLIKIAGLQGVSAEIANPSPPAPQAEMTTVPT; this is encoded by the coding sequence ATGATCGCGTTCATCGACATTCAGCGCGAGAAGTTCCGGGTCGAGGCCACTTGCCGCATGCTCAGTGCGACAGAATGTGGGTTCATCGCCTCCCGCGGATACCATGCCCCCAAGAGCAGGCCGACCTACGCTCGCAGCGTTCGAGACGAGATGCTGGTGGAAGAGGTGCAGCGGATTCATCAGGCGAACTACAGCGTCCACGAGGTCCGGAAGATGTGGCACGCAACGCGGCACGCAGGATGGGACGCCAGACGCGACCAGGTCGCGAGGCTGATTAAGATCGCTGGCCTCCAGGGCGTCTCCGCCGAGATCGCAAACCCATCACCACCTGCCCCGCAGGCGGAGATGACCACCGTCCCGACCTAG
- a CDS encoding low temperature requirement protein A produces MTTTTASRWRLLPMRPRDPREEGRAGSSLELFFDLVFVIAVSIAGVQLHHALAESHVAGGVGHYAMALFAIWWAWMNFTWFATSFDTDDWLYRVLTIAQMGGVMVVAAGIGPVFEHDSFGVMIAGYVVMRLSMVVQWLRAAATPSSTGEARRAALHYAVGIAIVQVLWVLMLLLPHGLLIPAAIFLILAEISVPVIAEQRGRTPWHPEHITERYGGFTLILLGESLLASSHAIIEARDAEVPLADLVPLGAMCLIVTAALWWIYFWPPHHEAIGSLRSSLLYGYGHYVIFAAAGAFSVGVELEVDVAMGESEIGPTAAAYAVSLPIAIFLVGMWCVVIRRSADAVVSASIALALLVVLIDPLVPLPIALTTIVMVLLVAVMVWRRPRTSAR; encoded by the coding sequence ATGACCACGACCACCGCCTCCCGCTGGCGGCTGCTGCCGATGCGCCCCCGCGACCCCCGCGAGGAGGGACGGGCAGGCTCGTCGCTCGAGCTGTTCTTCGACCTGGTCTTCGTGATCGCCGTGAGCATCGCGGGCGTCCAGCTCCACCACGCCCTCGCCGAGTCGCACGTGGCCGGCGGCGTGGGCCACTACGCGATGGCGCTGTTCGCGATCTGGTGGGCGTGGATGAACTTCACCTGGTTCGCCACCTCGTTCGACACCGACGACTGGCTCTACCGGGTGCTCACCATCGCCCAGATGGGCGGCGTGATGGTGGTCGCCGCGGGCATCGGCCCCGTCTTCGAGCACGACTCCTTCGGCGTGATGATCGCCGGGTACGTCGTCATGCGCCTGTCGATGGTCGTGCAGTGGCTGCGGGCGGCGGCGACGCCGTCCTCGACGGGTGAGGCGCGGCGAGCGGCCCTCCACTACGCCGTCGGCATCGCGATCGTCCAGGTGCTCTGGGTGCTCATGCTCCTGCTGCCGCACGGCCTGCTGATCCCCGCGGCGATCTTCCTGATCCTCGCCGAGATCAGCGTTCCCGTCATCGCCGAGCAGCGCGGACGCACCCCTTGGCATCCCGAGCACATCACCGAGCGCTACGGCGGGTTCACCCTGATCCTGCTGGGAGAGAGCCTGCTCGCGTCCTCCCACGCGATCATCGAGGCGCGCGACGCGGAGGTCCCGCTCGCGGACCTGGTCCCGCTCGGTGCCATGTGCCTGATCGTGACCGCCGCGCTGTGGTGGATCTACTTCTGGCCGCCCCACCACGAGGCGATCGGCTCGCTGCGCAGCTCTCTGCTCTACGGCTACGGCCACTACGTGATCTTCGCGGCCGCGGGCGCTTTCTCCGTGGGCGTCGAGCTCGAGGTCGATGTCGCCATGGGCGAGTCGGAGATCGGTCCGACGGCCGCCGCGTACGCGGTCTCCCTGCCGATCGCGATCTTCCTTGTGGGCATGTGGTGCGTGGTGATCCGCCGCTCGGCCGACGCCGTGGTGAGCGCCTCGATCGCGCTCGCGCTGCTCGTGGTGCTGATCGATCCGCTGGTGCCCCTGCCCATCGCCCTCACCACGATCGTCATGGTGCTGCTCGTCGCGGTGATGGTCTGGCGCAGGCCGCGGACGTCGGCCCGCTGA
- a CDS encoding sensor histidine kinase: protein MTATPSPAPPWRGPAPRRGDAVAALCCLVIAAGTLLAIPLLERAGGEPMGAPPAGSAAWWAVLLTLLSQAAALVLLRSLPRLAAVVVCALPLLLAVLAPGTAFGTTTVAVLWAAYVAGVRLRREHLAPVAGAMLALTVLATTVNTLGSEDAGTAQALLAGIGQGVIVIGVPLLLALIVVSRRQARTAHERELTALRREQDAQVAVAIAAERTAVARDLHDIAAHHMSGIAMLASALERQVDPAPEAAKESARDIRMQSTAVLRDLRRLVGLLRDEHAAPLADRSLASLAQLVDERRAAGAEIGLTVEPQGADPGADVGALAQLVGYRMVQESLANAAVHAPAADCEVRVDARSAQRVRIVVVNGRPARPGPQPGCTGGFGLIGMRERAELVGAGLEYGPTDAGGWSVTLDLPRDGVVPGQPQQREEPT, encoded by the coding sequence ATGACGGCGACCCCGAGTCCGGCGCCGCCATGGCGAGGCCCCGCCCCACGGAGGGGCGACGCCGTGGCGGCGCTGTGCTGCCTCGTGATCGCCGCCGGAACACTGCTCGCGATCCCGCTGCTCGAACGGGCGGGAGGCGAGCCGATGGGGGCGCCTCCCGCAGGCTCGGCCGCATGGTGGGCGGTCCTGCTCACGCTGCTCTCCCAAGCGGCGGCGCTCGTCCTGCTCCGGTCCCTCCCGCGCCTCGCAGCGGTGGTGGTGTGCGCGCTCCCGCTGCTGCTCGCCGTCCTCGCCCCGGGCACCGCCTTCGGCACCACGACCGTCGCGGTGCTGTGGGCCGCCTACGTCGCCGGGGTGCGGCTCCGCCGCGAGCATCTCGCCCCGGTGGCGGGGGCGATGCTCGCGCTCACCGTGCTGGCCACGACCGTGAACACGCTCGGATCGGAAGATGCGGGCACCGCCCAGGCTCTCCTCGCCGGGATCGGGCAGGGGGTGATCGTCATCGGCGTGCCGCTCCTCCTCGCCCTGATCGTGGTCAGCCGACGGCAGGCGCGCACCGCCCACGAACGGGAGCTCACGGCACTGCGCCGGGAGCAGGACGCCCAGGTCGCCGTGGCGATCGCCGCCGAACGCACCGCCGTCGCCCGCGACCTCCACGACATCGCCGCCCACCACATGTCGGGCATCGCGATGCTGGCCTCCGCACTCGAGCGCCAGGTGGACCCTGCACCGGAGGCGGCGAAGGAATCGGCCCGTGACATCCGCATGCAGAGCACCGCCGTGCTGCGCGACCTGCGGCGCCTCGTCGGCCTGCTGCGCGACGAGCACGCGGCGCCGCTCGCCGACCGGTCCCTCGCCTCTCTCGCGCAGCTCGTGGACGAGCGGCGCGCCGCCGGGGCGGAGATCGGACTGACGGTGGAGCCGCAGGGCGCGGACCCCGGCGCCGATGTCGGCGCGCTCGCGCAGCTGGTGGGCTATCGCATGGTCCAGGAGTCCCTCGCGAACGCGGCCGTCCACGCCCCCGCGGCGGACTGCGAGGTGCGCGTCGACGCGCGTTCCGCGCAGCGGGTGCGGATCGTCGTGGTCAACGGGCGACCGGCGCGCCCCGGTCCGCAGCCCGGCTGCACCGGAGGGTTCGGTCTGATCGGCATGCGGGAGCGGGCGGAACTGGTGGGGGCCGGCCTCGAGTACGGCCCCACCGACGCAGGAGGCTGGTCCGTGACGCTGGACCTGCCCCGTGACGGCGTCGTCCCGGGGCAGCCGCAGCAGAGGGAGGAACCGACATGA
- a CDS encoding phosphotransferase enzyme family protein — protein sequence MVNREILIEGSTVGRPRKPWTETVHAFLEHLRSRDVPVPRPLALDEQFEYVSLVDGLGGDDAWTAHVTSEAGHSMGQLLRRVHDAAREWSPPDDACWSVPHTPSGTICHGDPKPANFAWRNGRAVGLFDWDAARPAEPVNDLAYALLWSVPVRIRPMPERTASEQLAADARAAALLEGYGWEGPFEVAELAIARHRQAINEVEWLGSHDHEPHASWVREGWPDRWRRELRAVRP from the coding sequence ATGGTGAACCGCGAGATCCTCATCGAGGGTTCTACTGTTGGGCGCCCTCGAAAACCGTGGACCGAGACGGTCCATGCCTTCCTTGAGCACCTGCGATCACGCGACGTGCCGGTCCCGCGTCCGCTTGCGTTGGATGAGCAGTTCGAGTACGTGAGCTTGGTGGACGGACTCGGCGGTGACGACGCCTGGACTGCACACGTGACCTCGGAGGCTGGGCATTCGATGGGTCAGCTGCTCCGTCGCGTCCACGACGCGGCGCGGGAGTGGAGCCCGCCAGACGATGCCTGCTGGTCCGTGCCGCATACGCCGTCGGGCACGATATGCCATGGTGACCCGAAACCCGCGAACTTCGCGTGGAGGAATGGGCGAGCAGTTGGGCTGTTCGACTGGGATGCGGCGCGTCCGGCGGAACCTGTCAACGACCTCGCCTACGCACTTCTGTGGAGTGTCCCTGTACGGATCCGCCCCATGCCCGAAAGGACTGCTTCAGAACAACTCGCAGCTGATGCGCGCGCAGCGGCGCTTCTCGAAGGATATGGCTGGGAAGGGCCCTTCGAGGTGGCGGAACTAGCCATCGCCCGGCACAGACAGGCGATCAACGAGGTCGAGTGGCTCGGTTCCCACGATCATGAGCCCCACGCATCGTGGGTCCGCGAAGGGTGGCCAGACAGATGGCGGCGCGAACTCCGGGCAGTGAGGCCGTAG
- a CDS encoding transglutaminase domain-containing protein produces MDSRARRAETYRWVRDLPYDTVSAHDAAGLRALGRGNCVAKAHLLSEELQRLGATCRMVSWEYELPVLVPVLRELAFSSDVHTSVQVLVEDRWLLVDATHDPALADLGLTVGQWDGESATEPAYPAVGPVAVLDRHGKSPGLDEATWRISREVEATPPHLIAQYQRDLNALFEQARSSRFCG; encoded by the coding sequence ATGGATTCCCGAGCTCGACGGGCGGAGACCTACCGGTGGGTGCGCGACCTTCCCTATGACACGGTGAGCGCGCACGACGCCGCAGGACTGCGCGCGCTGGGACGAGGCAACTGCGTGGCGAAGGCGCACCTGCTCTCCGAGGAGCTGCAGCGTCTGGGAGCCACGTGCCGGATGGTCTCGTGGGAGTACGAGCTGCCCGTCCTGGTCCCCGTGCTGCGCGAACTCGCCTTCAGCTCCGATGTCCACACGTCCGTCCAGGTGCTCGTGGAGGACCGCTGGTTACTGGTCGATGCGACGCACGATCCTGCCCTGGCGGACCTCGGCCTCACCGTCGGGCAATGGGACGGGGAGTCGGCGACCGAACCCGCCTATCCGGCGGTCGGTCCGGTTGCCGTTCTGGACCGACACGGAAAGTCCCCCGGGCTCGACGAGGCGACATGGCGGATCAGCCGCGAGGTCGAAGCCACTCCTCCTCACCTCATCGCCCAGTACCAGCGCGATCTCAACGCGCTCTTCGAGCAGGCCCGGTCGTCACGATTTTGTGGGTGA